One genomic segment of Brassica napus cultivar Da-Ae chromosome A3, Da-Ae, whole genome shotgun sequence includes these proteins:
- the LOC106428156 gene encoding probable pectinesterase/pectinesterase inhibitor 47 — protein sequence MQTQHFCSSLLFLSLLCLSWALIISSTQPPSQPPPQPPSPPPSQPPAQSPSQQAKIACKATPYPKLCRTILSAFKSSPSDPYRYGKFTLKQCLKQARRLSKVINRFAQRVQKDPGASTAEEVSAVADCGDLAELSVEYLETVSDELKAAELMTEALVDRVSSLLGGVVTNQQTCLDGLEDAKSAFATVIGSPLGNVTQLYSVSLGLVSHALSRNLKRYKGSKGKIFGGGKKAVREPLETLIKVLRKTCDKSKDCRNDRKLGELGETSGGSILVREAVIVGPYENDNFTTITEAVAAAPNHTFPEDGYYVIYAREGLYEEYIVISNKKRNIMLIGDGINKTIISGNHSFIDGWTTYNSSTFAVVGDRFVAVDVTFRNTAGPEKHQAVAVRNNADGSTFYRCSFEGYQDTLYVHSLRQFYRECDIFGTIDFIFGNAAAVFQNCNIYARKPMEHQKNAVTAHGRTDPNQKTGISIINCTIGAAPDLAADPNPAMTFLGRPWKPYSRTVYIQSYISDAIQPDGWLEWNGTTGLDTISYGEYDNFGPGANTSKRVQWSGYSLLNLAQAMNFTVYNFTLGDTWLPQTDIPFYGGLLRTE from the exons ATGCAAACACAACACTTCTGTTCATCTCTCTTGTTCCTGTCTCTTCTCTGTCTGTCATGGGCTTTGATAATCTCATCGACGCAGCCTCCATCACAGCCACCGCCACAGCCTCCATCACCGCCACCATCACAGCCTCCAGCGCAGTCTCCATCACAACAAGCCAAAATCGCTTGTAAAGCCACTCCATACCCGAAACTCTGCCGCACAATCCTCTCCGCCTTCAAATCCTCGCCGTCCGATCCATACCGTTACGGAAAGTTCACGCTCAAGCAATGCCTCAAACAAGCGCGTCGCCTTTCCAAAGTTATCAACCGTTTCGCCCAGCGCGTACAGAAAGATCCCGGAGCGTCCACGGCGGAAGAGGTCAGCGCGGTGGCTGACTGCGGCGACCTGGCGGAGCTTAGCGTTGAGTACCTTGAAACGGTTTCGGATGAGCTGAAAGCAGCGGAGCTAATGACGGAGGCGCTGGTTGATCGTGTCTCGAGTCTTCTTGGCGGCGTTGTGACGAACCAGCAGACGTGTCTCGACGGTCTTGAGGACGCGAAGAGCGCGTTTGCGACGGTGATTGGATCGCCGTTGGGGAATGTGACGCAGCTCTACAGTGTATCACTGGGGCTTGTGAGTCACGCGCTTAGCCGTAACCTGAAGCGGTATAAAGGATCCAAGGGTAAAATCTTCGGTGGTGGTAAAAAAGCTGTGCGTGAACCGCTCGAGACTTTGATTAAG GTTTTACGCAAAACATGCGACAAGAGCAAAGATTGTAGGAATGATAGGAAATTAGGTGAGCTAGGGGAAACGAGTGGTGGCTCGATCCTCGTAAGAGAAGCAGTGATCGTCGGTCCATACGAAAACGATAACTTCACCACCATAACCGAGGCCGTCGCTGCCGCACCTAACCACACATTTCCCGAGGATGGCTACTACGTAATCTATGCAAGAGAAGGTCTTTACGAAGAATACATTGTCATTTCAAATAAGAAAAGGAACATAATGCTTATTGGAGATGGAATCAATAAAACCATCATTTCTGGAAACCACAGTTTTATTGATGGCTGGACTACTTATAATTCTTCAACCTTTG CTGTGGTTGGAGACCGATTTGTTGCGGTAGATGTAACATTTCGGAACACAGCTGGACCGGAGAAGCACCAGGCCGTGGCTGTGAGAAATAATGCGGATGGATCGACATTTTATCGGTGTAGTTTCGAAGGCTATCAAGATACTCTCTACGTGCATTCTTTAAGACAGTTTTACCGTGAATGCGATATATTCG GTACCATAGATTTTATTTTCGGAAATGCAGCTGCAGTATTTCAAAACTGCAATATATATGCTCGCAAACCGATGGAACACCAGAAAAATGCAGTGACAGCCCATGGAAGAACCGACCCAAACCAAAAAACCGGAATATCCATAATCAATTGTACAATTGGAGCTGCCCCGGACCTAGCGGCGGATCCCAACCCGGCCATGACATTTCTTGGGCGGCCATGGAAGCCTTACTCGAGAACGGTATACATCCAATCCTACATTAGTGATGCTATCCAACCAGACGGATGGCTAGAATGGAATGGTACAACCGGGCTAGATACGATCTCATATGGTGAATATGACAACTTTGGACCGGGGGCTAATACAAGCAAGAGGGTCCAGTGGTCAGGTTATAGCCTATTGAACTTGGCACAAGCCATGAACTTCACCGTCTACAATTTCACTTTGGGAGACACTTGGTTGCCTCAGACTGACATTCCCTTCTACGGTGGGTTGCTTCGCACAGAATGA